One region of Termitidicoccus mucosus genomic DNA includes:
- a CDS encoding FAD-dependent oxidoreductase, which produces MYQEIHYKKIRDVVVFGAGYAGFAATLACRRAGLDALLVDRRAALLAESGWSFADETGSSSDPLWLEWRALLDRHGGGGEPGAMDGAIAEVLATDLVLHERMPVLYYAAPYAVERDVSGLVSAVIVATKSGPRCLCARRWIDATDAGELAVLLAADWKRSLPRSRTLNLFFRHPHAHPLPSLDLPAPDALPAGSTLRWQPGKWAGEQVLSIKLPGDAVRARTAWLPSLRALREAAAGDLKGAVLTHGSVMPLNAFAPRRDGSALAKILPANVCFAGADGGALAEKFDAGARAARRLADLPPGRAGETSGARPESAITGEERVAEVGIAGLGTGGAIAAIAAARAGAKVFAFEMMPFPGGVGTGGGLHVYYFGVKGGLQEEVDGRVREIMPLFGTAAQIGGFHPEAKKLVLDAMLSEAGVEVCQDAALHSVRTRDGIVEEARLATPGGPLRARTKTWVDATGDADFASAAGAKSRLGRAGDGMLHAYGQSSGRAAMVKDAVKLHIINFDAGYCDATDALDLTRARLAGVRQYVQERYDAETRPTYIAPVLGIRQSRQIETDYTLSLDDLINRQRFPDAISYTGCHYDNHARDYEFETDEAAFWVWVCQQWYGRLACEVPFRMLLPRGLKNIVLACRAAGVSEEAHHSFRMQRDVQRIGEAAGLACALTAVADADDCRAVPFTKLRERLIATGALKLQDLPDRMFGNHADAEYFETTPGQVESWLEELRGGPATEALWHLYRAEKLARPHMAALLDSADDTVSWRAAAILAMWGDERAEPRLLRAIRSREDDRARDITRPQQEWFYMPRWYGALTILKRCITPASLPVLEELAADPELPLNLRNAVALACEALAARRELSIGECARIAALLARLLATPAPHGIRGPQGSPLGKVEPPSVPQPTDLRRAIEDYTWQLHFAVARARRALGLPAHGEAGKFLQDERSIVRRAFAGMINGNKFAAAQVPAPRQTTVV; this is translated from the coding sequence ATGTATCAAGAAATTCACTACAAAAAAATCCGCGATGTCGTCGTCTTCGGCGCCGGTTACGCCGGCTTCGCCGCGACGCTGGCCTGCCGCCGCGCCGGACTCGACGCGCTGCTGGTTGACCGCCGCGCCGCGCTGCTCGCCGAGAGCGGCTGGTCGTTCGCGGATGAGACCGGCTCGTCGTCCGATCCGCTCTGGCTCGAATGGCGTGCGCTGCTCGACCGCCACGGCGGAGGCGGCGAGCCCGGCGCGATGGACGGCGCCATCGCCGAGGTGCTCGCCACCGACCTTGTGCTGCACGAGCGGATGCCGGTGCTTTATTACGCTGCACCCTATGCCGTCGAACGCGACGTCAGCGGGCTCGTCTCCGCCGTGATCGTCGCGACCAAATCCGGCCCGCGATGCCTGTGCGCGCGCCGCTGGATCGATGCCACCGACGCCGGCGAGCTGGCGGTGCTGCTCGCCGCGGATTGGAAACGTTCGCTGCCGCGGTCGCGCACGTTGAATTTGTTTTTCCGCCACCCGCACGCGCACCCGCTGCCGTCGCTGGATTTGCCCGCGCCCGACGCGCTGCCCGCCGGCTCGACCCTCCGCTGGCAGCCCGGGAAGTGGGCGGGCGAGCAGGTTCTTTCAATAAAACTTCCCGGCGATGCCGTCCGCGCGCGCACCGCGTGGCTGCCCTCGCTTCGCGCCCTCCGCGAGGCGGCGGCCGGCGATCTCAAGGGCGCGGTGCTCACGCACGGCAGCGTGATGCCGCTGAACGCCTTCGCTCCGCGCCGCGACGGCAGCGCGCTCGCGAAAATTCTTCCCGCCAACGTCTGCTTCGCCGGCGCCGACGGCGGCGCTCTGGCGGAAAAATTCGACGCCGGAGCGCGCGCCGCGCGCCGGTTGGCAGACCTTCCGCCCGGCCGGGCCGGTGAAACCTCCGGCGCGCGACCAGAGTCGGCGATCACAGGCGAGGAGCGCGTGGCGGAAGTGGGCATTGCCGGTCTCGGCACGGGCGGAGCCATCGCCGCGATCGCCGCCGCGCGGGCGGGTGCGAAGGTGTTTGCGTTTGAAATGATGCCGTTTCCCGGCGGCGTCGGCACGGGCGGCGGTTTGCATGTTTATTATTTCGGCGTGAAAGGCGGATTGCAGGAGGAGGTGGACGGCCGCGTGCGCGAAATCATGCCGCTCTTCGGCACCGCCGCGCAAATCGGCGGATTTCATCCCGAGGCCAAAAAACTCGTGCTCGACGCCATGCTCTCCGAGGCCGGCGTCGAGGTCTGTCAGGACGCCGCGCTGCATTCCGTGCGGACGCGCGACGGCATCGTGGAGGAAGCGCGGCTCGCCACGCCCGGGGGGCCGTTGCGCGCACGGACAAAAACGTGGGTCGATGCGACCGGCGACGCCGATTTTGCGTCGGCGGCCGGGGCAAAATCGCGGCTCGGCCGCGCCGGCGACGGCATGCTCCACGCCTACGGCCAGTCCTCCGGGCGCGCCGCGATGGTCAAGGACGCGGTGAAGCTGCACATCATTAATTTCGACGCGGGTTATTGCGACGCGACCGACGCGCTCGACCTCACGCGCGCGCGCCTCGCCGGCGTCCGCCAATACGTGCAGGAGCGCTACGACGCCGAGACGCGCCCGACCTACATCGCGCCCGTGCTCGGCATCCGCCAGTCGCGCCAGATCGAGACCGACTACACGCTTTCGCTCGATGATCTCATCAACCGCCAGCGTTTTCCCGACGCGATCAGCTACACTGGCTGCCACTACGACAACCACGCGCGCGACTACGAGTTCGAGACCGACGAGGCCGCCTTCTGGGTCTGGGTCTGCCAGCAATGGTATGGCCGCCTCGCGTGCGAGGTGCCGTTCCGCATGCTATTGCCGCGCGGCTTGAAAAACATCGTGCTCGCCTGCCGCGCCGCCGGCGTGTCGGAGGAGGCGCACCATTCGTTCCGCATGCAGCGCGACGTGCAGCGCATCGGCGAGGCCGCCGGGCTGGCCTGCGCGCTCACCGCCGTTGCCGACGCGGACGACTGCCGCGCGGTGCCGTTCACAAAACTTCGGGAGCGCCTCATCGCCACCGGTGCGCTCAAACTGCAGGATTTGCCCGACCGCATGTTCGGCAACCATGCCGACGCCGAGTATTTCGAGACCACGCCCGGCCAGGTCGAGTCGTGGCTGGAGGAACTGCGCGGCGGCCCGGCCACCGAGGCGCTCTGGCATCTTTACCGTGCCGAAAAACTCGCGCGTCCGCACATGGCCGCGCTGCTCGATTCCGCCGATGACACGGTCTCGTGGCGCGCCGCCGCCATCCTGGCCATGTGGGGCGACGAACGCGCCGAGCCGCGCCTGCTGCGCGCCATCCGTTCGCGCGAGGACGACCGCGCCCGCGACATCACGCGCCCGCAGCAGGAGTGGTTCTACATGCCGCGCTGGTATGGCGCGCTCACCATCCTGAAACGCTGCATCACGCCCGCCAGCCTCCCGGTGCTGGAGGAACTCGCCGCCGATCCGGAGTTGCCGCTCAACCTCCGCAATGCCGTCGCCCTCGCCTGCGAGGCGCTCGCCGCGCGGCGCGAGCTTTCCATCGGGGAATGCGCCCGCATCGCGGCGCTGCTCGCGCGCCTGCTCGCCACCCCCGCGCCGCACGGCATCCGCGGCCCGCAAGGCTCGCCCCTCGGCAAGGTCGAGCCGCCCTCGGTGCCGCAGCCCACGGACTTGCGCCGGGCCATCGAGGACTACACCTGGCAGCTCCACTTCGCCGTCGCCCGCGCCCGCCGCGCCCTCGGCCTGCCGGCGCACGGGGAGGCCGGAAAATTCCTCCAGGACGAGCGCTCCATCGTTCGCCGCGCCTTCGCCGGAATGATAAATGGAAACAAATTCGCGGCGGCACAGGTTCCCGCGCCGCGGCAAACCACAGTGGTATAA
- a CDS encoding SGNH/GDSL hydrolase family protein, translating to MHASPRLLRALLSVWALSGLLTAFAAADSITAAPVAYSRIIAFGDSLSSGGRGKNSPSTGPAPTAENGNYPRLTWVQQLSLMAGLGRLEKWERGGANYAVGGTDTKELEEQIDRYLEICKGKADPLALYTLWSGGNDLTHYLRDKSPLGFVFSNLEKGLVSTGKKAAARVEKQITRLARAGAVHILWVNLPDLSRPPSLAARLKDRPKYRDSLMRGFRDASAAFNTRMDDAVANLRAKFSAIDLVTLDAHTFFDAVMADPTAYGFTDVTTPSRASNRHLFYDNAHPTSHGHYECARFARARLVSLDRLPPSANEAAYEKPLSIGFADPAAIADSQVGPDLVSGRARETREQNTSATRNAAPPTRSSPATNATTVTEADFIAAVRKTVAGRGVIRRPQTLAELKANPKFRMKYREKPAHMSKRSDAEWERFAISLADAEAARDLGRLLPAAAAAARMSGDPELLGYVRDQLAELATWSPLQRAGWSGGSDTRSAWLGTGWAVRAIVECAAELPDGGLTPELRAALATRFEDEITGIRDDWRLKRNWFTRIEAASSNQWVLPLEALALASLFNGLDKHRDDYEFAVAGLIRSLDAQGPQGECVEGMQYAGITFHSLLAAALAARAHGDDRLINHPWLRAFPAWYLQHRQPAGFVINAFDSQNSDLDWEVVAKLAADLADPAALWVFQHRPLEAPDAITLAIFRAAQLDPAGGAPPAAFAAWPVATRVNWVESIDAYSRGPANRVSGFWMRGGHATDAHDHQDRGHVNLVIRGRPVLIEAGLASYGIAGHASYFKSVAGHNVLQVGPYAPDQLTAKILADGAGQILDPAHRAALMTVRRLDEKGGDVSVDASGCYAGLKRWVRSVTWDAAGATIRDEVELDFPDVVLFRWHLGAPSDAVADLATTGRVRVADIVLDYETDAKLHVSLEPMPDATLKPGKTTNHATVVLATERPTKALTLTTKVFLDETR from the coding sequence ATGCACGCCTCGCCCCGCCTCCTCCGCGCCCTGCTTTCTGTTTGGGCTCTATCCGGTCTCCTCACTGCGTTTGCGGCTGCCGACTCCATCACCGCCGCCCCTGTCGCCTACTCGCGCATCATCGCGTTTGGCGACAGCCTCAGCTCGGGCGGACGCGGCAAAAATTCTCCCAGCACCGGCCCCGCGCCCACGGCGGAAAACGGCAACTACCCGCGCCTCACCTGGGTGCAGCAACTCTCGCTCATGGCCGGGCTCGGCCGCCTCGAAAAATGGGAGCGCGGCGGCGCCAACTACGCCGTCGGCGGCACCGACACGAAGGAACTTGAGGAGCAAATCGACCGCTACCTTGAAATTTGCAAAGGCAAGGCCGACCCGCTCGCCCTCTACACCCTTTGGAGCGGCGGCAACGACCTCACCCACTATCTCCGCGACAAATCCCCCCTCGGCTTCGTCTTCTCCAATCTCGAAAAGGGCCTCGTCTCCACCGGCAAAAAAGCCGCCGCCCGCGTCGAGAAACAAATCACCCGCCTCGCCCGCGCCGGCGCCGTGCATATCCTCTGGGTCAACCTTCCCGATCTCAGCCGCCCGCCCTCGCTCGCTGCGCGCCTGAAAGACCGCCCGAAATACCGCGACTCGCTCATGCGCGGTTTCCGCGACGCCTCCGCCGCGTTCAACACCCGCATGGACGATGCTGTCGCGAACCTCCGCGCCAAATTTTCCGCCATCGACCTCGTCACGCTCGACGCGCACACCTTTTTCGACGCGGTGATGGCCGATCCCACGGCCTATGGTTTCACCGATGTCACCACGCCCAGCCGCGCCTCGAACCGGCACCTTTTCTACGACAACGCACATCCCACCTCGCACGGCCACTACGAATGCGCGAGATTCGCCCGCGCCCGCCTCGTCTCCCTCGACCGCCTCCCGCCCTCCGCCAACGAGGCCGCCTATGAAAAGCCGCTGAGTATCGGTTTCGCCGACCCCGCCGCTATCGCTGACTCCCAGGTAGGGCCTGACCTTGTGTCAGGCCGCGCGCGCGAAACCCGCGAACAAAACACCTCCGCCACTCGGAACGCGGCGCCCCCAACGCGGTCGAGCCCTGCAACAAACGCCACCACCGTCACGGAAGCCGATTTCATCGCCGCCGTCCGCAAAACCGTTGCCGGGCGCGGCGTCATCCGCCGCCCGCAAACTCTCGCCGAGCTCAAAGCCAATCCGAAATTCCGCATGAAGTATCGCGAGAAGCCCGCGCATATGTCGAAACGCAGCGATGCTGAGTGGGAGCGTTTCGCCATCTCGCTCGCCGACGCCGAGGCCGCGCGCGATCTCGGACGCCTTTTGCCTGCCGCTGCCGCCGCCGCGCGCATGTCCGGCGATCCGGAGCTGCTCGGCTACGTCCGCGATCAACTGGCCGAACTCGCCACCTGGTCGCCGCTCCAGCGCGCCGGTTGGAGCGGCGGCTCAGACACCCGGAGCGCGTGGCTCGGCACCGGCTGGGCCGTGCGCGCGATTGTCGAATGCGCGGCCGAGCTTCCCGACGGCGGGCTCACCCCGGAGCTTCGCGCCGCGCTCGCCACCCGCTTTGAGGACGAAATCACCGGCATCCGCGACGACTGGCGATTGAAACGAAACTGGTTCACCCGCATCGAGGCCGCGTCGTCGAACCAATGGGTGCTCCCGCTGGAGGCGCTCGCGCTCGCCAGTCTTTTCAACGGCCTCGACAAACACCGCGACGACTACGAATTTGCCGTCGCCGGACTCATCCGCTCGCTCGACGCGCAGGGCCCGCAAGGCGAGTGCGTCGAGGGCATGCAATACGCCGGCATCACCTTCCACAGCCTGCTCGCCGCCGCGCTCGCCGCCCGCGCGCATGGCGACGACCGCCTGATCAACCACCCGTGGCTGCGCGCCTTCCCCGCGTGGTATTTGCAACACCGCCAGCCCGCCGGCTTCGTCATCAACGCCTTCGATTCGCAAAACAGCGACCTCGACTGGGAGGTCGTCGCCAAACTCGCCGCCGACCTCGCCGACCCCGCCGCGCTCTGGGTCTTCCAACACCGCCCGTTGGAAGCGCCAGACGCCATCACCCTCGCCATCTTTCGCGCCGCGCAACTCGATCCGGCGGGGGGCGCGCCCCCCGCGGCCTTCGCCGCCTGGCCCGTCGCGACGCGCGTCAATTGGGTGGAAAGCATCGACGCCTATTCGCGCGGCCCGGCGAATCGTGTGTCCGGTTTTTGGATGCGAGGCGGCCACGCCACCGACGCGCACGATCACCAAGACCGGGGCCACGTGAACCTCGTAATTCGCGGCCGCCCCGTGCTCATCGAGGCCGGTCTTGCCTCCTACGGCATCGCCGGGCACGCCAGCTATTTCAAGAGCGTCGCCGGCCACAACGTCCTTCAGGTCGGCCCCTATGCGCCGGATCAGCTCACCGCCAAAATCCTCGCCGACGGCGCCGGCCAGATCCTCGACCCCGCGCACCGTGCCGCACTCATGACCGTCCGCCGCCTCGACGAAAAAGGTGGCGACGTTTCCGTCGATGCCTCCGGCTGCTACGCCGGCCTGAAACGCTGGGTGCGCTCCGTCACATGGGATGCCGCCGGCGCAACCATTCGCGATGAGGTCGAGCTAGACTTCCCCGACGTGGTGCTCTTCCGCTGGCACCTCGGCGCGCCCTCCGATGCCGTGGCCGACCTCGCCACCACCGGACGCGTCCGCGTTGCCGACATCGTGCTCGACTACGAGACCGACGCGAAACTCCACGTTTCGCTCGAACCCATGCCCGACGCCACGCTCAAGCCCGGCAAGACCACCAACCACGCCACCGTCGTCCTTGCCACCGAGCGTCCGACAAAAGCCCTCACGCTTACGACAAAGGTTTTCCTCGATGAAACGAGGTGA
- a CDS encoding MFS transporter produces MSDTTSTPVPPAVVPTAVPLRGIAPEDRIPLRQKIVFALGTDMDILSNNLTFSILWLPIFNIGMGMNAILLSGILVALRLFDAFADPVMGNISDNTNTRWGRRRPFIALGTIAMVLVYPLFWHLPSGWGDAARAVALVAIGILFLVAYTLWAMPYYGLQLELTPSYDERTRLAAWCSIFAKFGYLAIGWAIAFILLIGMLASGDASVLEGRSDFVRGLLEFIQPLVTWLSDAQPGEKPLVVGMRSVCWLVGGLMLVCGLLPAIFVKERYHKVAAKRPKKTPFLVSLKESFHCKPLWQLIGMTFFLLIGSAFITGLNYYVNAYYACQGDLLLGGKIAGIKAVVVSVTGLLSIPVLTKLSERFDKRAVAISMLTLTVVGHLANYILMTPAHPYWQIYTGLTEAIAIPAIWMFMPSMKADVADWDEFHTSRRREGSLNSFYSWFVKAAITVSVVFKGAALEWSGFNPKLPAQSDGVVHRMFMLYLLLPIGFWLTSIVFAWFYPISRRAAAETRSALEARRGKA; encoded by the coding sequence ATGAGTGACACCACCTCCACGCCCGTCCCTCCCGCCGTCGTTCCGACGGCCGTTCCCCTGCGCGGCATCGCGCCCGAGGACCGCATTCCGCTTCGGCAGAAAATCGTCTTCGCGCTCGGCACGGACATGGACATCCTTTCGAACAACCTCACGTTCAGCATCCTCTGGCTGCCGATTTTCAACATCGGTATGGGCATGAACGCGATCTTGCTCAGCGGCATTCTCGTGGCGCTGCGCCTCTTCGACGCGTTTGCCGACCCCGTAATGGGCAACATCTCCGACAACACCAACACGCGCTGGGGTCGTCGCCGGCCGTTCATCGCCTTGGGCACCATCGCAATGGTGCTTGTTTACCCGCTTTTTTGGCACCTGCCGTCCGGCTGGGGCGACGCAGCGCGAGCCGTCGCGCTGGTCGCCATCGGCATCCTGTTTCTGGTGGCCTACACCCTCTGGGCGATGCCCTATTACGGGCTCCAGCTTGAGCTCACGCCCAGCTATGACGAACGCACACGGTTGGCCGCGTGGTGCTCCATTTTTGCCAAGTTCGGCTACCTCGCTATTGGCTGGGCCATCGCATTCATCCTGCTCATCGGCATGCTCGCCTCGGGTGACGCTTCGGTGCTGGAGGGCCGGAGCGATTTTGTGCGTGGGCTGCTTGAGTTCATCCAGCCGCTCGTCACGTGGCTGTCCGACGCGCAGCCCGGCGAGAAACCGCTCGTTGTCGGCATGCGCTCGGTCTGCTGGCTCGTCGGCGGCCTCATGCTCGTGTGCGGTTTGCTCCCGGCCATTTTTGTCAAGGAACGCTATCACAAGGTCGCGGCCAAGCGCCCGAAAAAGACGCCCTTCCTAGTCAGCCTGAAAGAGTCCTTCCATTGCAAGCCGCTCTGGCAGCTCATCGGCATGACCTTTTTCCTCCTCATCGGCTCCGCGTTTATCACCGGGCTGAATTATTATGTGAACGCGTATTATGCCTGCCAGGGCGACCTCCTCTTAGGCGGCAAAATCGCGGGGATAAAAGCCGTCGTCGTCAGCGTCACGGGGCTGCTCTCAATCCCGGTGCTCACAAAGCTCAGCGAGCGTTTCGACAAGCGCGCGGTCGCCATCTCCATGCTCACGCTTACGGTCGTCGGCCATCTCGCGAACTATATATTGATGACCCCGGCGCATCCCTACTGGCAAATTTACACGGGGCTGACCGAGGCCATCGCCATCCCCGCCATCTGGATGTTCATGCCCTCCATGAAGGCCGACGTCGCCGACTGGGACGAGTTCCACACCTCGCGCCGCCGCGAGGGTTCGCTGAACTCATTCTACTCGTGGTTCGTGAAGGCGGCCATCACGGTCTCCGTGGTTTTCAAGGGCGCCGCGCTCGAGTGGTCCGGCTTCAATCCGAAACTCCCCGCGCAAAGCGACGGCGTGGTGCACCGCATGTTCATGCTCTACCTGCTTCTGCCCATCGGCTTCTGGCTCACCTCCATCGTCTTCGCTTGGTTCTACCCGATAAGCCGCAGGGCCGCCGCCGAAACCCGCTCCGCCCTTGAGGCCCGCCGTGGAAAAGCCTGA